A window of Miscanthus floridulus cultivar M001 chromosome 12, ASM1932011v1, whole genome shotgun sequence genomic DNA:
CAAAGACAGATCACATTCCCGGTTACACCAAATTAAAGAAAATGCTATTAGTACTAAACAATCGACAATCGACATGGCCGATAATAAAAGAACAAGTAACTTCGGTAGTAAATACTAGCACTATCGATGGATGAGCGCGTTCCTTCCGCGTTAACCATACCTTTGGAGCGACCACGAAACAAAGTTGTTTGGAAGGAAACCGCACAAAGCAATAGGAAGGTTAACCATACCTTTGTTTGGCTTCTGATCTATAGGAGGGTGCAATGTCGAGTGAATCTTTGCCGTAAGACCGTTGTAGATAGCCCAGTCTGTGAATTTTGCAACCAAGAAGAGGAAACAGGTGAACACATTGTCTTTGACTGCTCGTTTGCTCAAGAATTCTGGCAGCGGCTTGTGTTCCAAACTAATCAACCGTCTTCTAATGGACGTATATGATCAGCGTCCAATGTCCTCCAAGCTTCCCAAAACGTCATTTCAGTACTTTTATGGCCTATGCTATTGGCATATATGGAACGGCGTCGTGTTTAGAGACGAGGCGGCCACACTACGGCAGACATTTTTATTGATAAAAGCTGATGCTAAGATACGGGGGATGCGGTTGCCAAAGAAAGACAGAGCTGTAGCAGATGCATAGTGTCTATACTTAGTACATCTATGTAATTGAGATCACGAACTCTGATGATGTATCTTTAACCTTGATGGGCACCCTTCAAGGGGCCTAGATCAATCAATGAAATAAAGAAATTCAGGTCGGGCAACATGTCTGCGGAGCCAAAGGAATCATGGACCACGCACCGTCCGAGGCACACCAGCCATTACGAACAAACGCCGCCGGGCCACGACGAGAGCCCGGCAAATCCAAGCCAACTGCGATATCAAGCCAGTCTGCCGGTGGGCAAGCAGAGCCAGGCCAAACCGAGCCCCGCACCCCCAAAGTTTTCCACTCGGCGCTCTATAAAACAGCCCGGGTCCCCCTCCGGGTTCACATTCCTTCCTCTCAGGCGGCAGGCCTCACCCTCACGACGTCTCGTCTCGTCTCCTGCGCGCTTCCGTTGCAGCTCCGCACCACACCATTAACGCCCTGCGTCTGCTCTGCTCAACGAAGGAGAGATCTTTCCGCGGTCTGTTCCAATCCTCCTCGCCATGCTAAGGAGGTCCCGCCACGGCGGGGTCCGTCTCGGCCGGAAGCTGCTCGGCCTGTGGCGATGGGCGCTCTGCGGCCGGCGCCGTCGCCGGGGAGGCTATCGCCGTCTGCAGCAGCAGCCCAGCACGCCCGAGCGCGCCGCGAGGAAGCTCGCGCCGGTGCTGCGGTGGGGCCGGTCGTTGGCGCGGCGTCTGAGGCTCCTCGGGTGGAGGGCCGGCGGGCACCGGATGCTGGGCGACGGCCGCGAGCAGGTGGTGACCACGCCCAAGGGGCAGGTGGCCGTGtacgtcggcggcggcggggaggcgtCGCAGTCGCTGCGGTACGTGGTCCCCGTGGTGTACTTCAACCACCCCATGTTCGGCGAGCTGCTCAGGGAGGCCGAGGAGGAGTTCGGGTTCCAGCACCCCGGCGTCATCACCATCCCCTGCCCCGCCGCGCGGTTCGAGCAGGCCGCGGCCCTGGCCGCCGCGGGGAAGAAGGGCTTCGGCAGGTGGTAGGCGGGCACTAGTCGTTAGGGGGTGGGGGGTGAGGGACACAGGAAAGGCCCCTGACCACCgccgcccggccggcggcggaggcggatgGTGTACATGTGGGTGTTTCCATCAGAACGGGGCTGCCTAAGCCTAGCTGACTTTGTTCTTTCCATTCTTGGTCCTGTTTAACTGATGCATCCCATCCGCTACTCTTCTTCGTTCGTCGATGCCTATATTCTTGTCCCGAATACGCCGATTCATCTACAAACCGCTGGAATTTCCCCTGTATGCGATGCGCTTTCTCGCGGATCATCCAACTGTCGCTGACCGAGTGTGCTGAATCCTCCACGTTTTGCCAATCCCAGTAGTACTGGAGTATTACGAGAGCAAATGCTCTGTCTTTTTGTGTGCCTCGTTTGACCGCAAACTTCTCATGAAGCCGATGTCTCTGCTGCCTAGTGAATACGCCAGAATCAGATGCCCGGGAAAGCGTGCCATCCAGATTTCAGCGTGCTCGGGCGGTGAAAACGGTGCGCCAACCACTGCACGAACCGTACCGTACCGTACCCCACGCCGGAATCAGGATGGATCGAGTCGGGCAGTTGGAGCACGCCGTTTCGGCCCCGCGCCGCTTTTGCACGCAGCACGCCAGCGCGCTGGCTGGCCTCGCTAGGCGTCACTGTCCCTGTCCCTGTCCCTGTCCTTCTCGCGAGGAAGCGTGCGTGCGTGGTGACTGGTAATAAGCTCCGCCGTGTGTCCGGCGAGTACAGTGCACCGCCCTGGCCCCTGGCGCTGGCAGCAGGGAGCAGGACGAGATTTCCTGGCGCTTGGTCGACGGGGACGCGCGGCGGCTGCTGTGCACTACCAGAATTCTACCGCAACAATCATGGGATCGTACAAGGAGGCCGCTGTCCGTTCACGGGGCAAACGCGCCGCTGATGGCTCTCGGTGGCAAGGACCAGGGACCTGGTGCTCTCCCTCGCGGCTCGGGCGCGCAGGCAAGGCAAGGCAGATACATCCCGGTACCCGGCAGGCGGCAGCAAAGAACGGGCGCGCTCACCGTTCCGGCGTGGGGGCTGCACGGACGCAATCATGCGGCCGCGCACCACCACGCCACGCAAGCGCAGGCCAGCCTCCAGCCTCCAGAGTCCAGccggagagagagatagagaaaagaagatagagCCGCGACATCTCCCCGGCTTTGCCAAAAAGTTGTGATCGCCGTTTCGCGCGGCGCGCGTGGTGCACTGGCGTGGCGTCCATCACGTCCCTTTTCGTCTTTCCCCGGCCGGTCTCGCTCCTCCGCCTGGGGCCCAGGATTGGCGCTCCGCC
This region includes:
- the LOC136497428 gene encoding indole-3-acetic acid-induced protein ARG7-like; its protein translation is MLRRSRHGGVRLGRKLLGLWRWALCGRRRRRGGYRRLQQQPSTPERAARKLAPVLRWGRSLARRLRLLGWRAGGHRMLGDGREQVVTTPKGQVAVYVGGGGEASQSLRYVVPVVYFNHPMFGELLREAEEEFGFQHPGVITIPCPAARFEQAAALAAAGKKGFGRW